From a region of the Clostridia bacterium genome:
- a CDS encoding LL-diaminopimelate aminotransferase, giving the protein MRESKRLQNLPPYLFRRIEEKIERATREGKEVISLAIGDPDRPTPAHVVEAMVREVRDPANHSYPTSVGLPEYRAAVAEWYRRRGVEVDPRSEVVALIGSKEGLAHLPFCFLDPGDLALITDPGYPVYRNCTLLAGGEPYLLPLRPENGFLPDLTAVPAEAARRAKLLFLNYPNNPTGAVADLDFFREAVDFARRYDLLICHDAAYADITYDGYRAPSFLEVPGAKEVAVEFGSLSKPYNMTGWRLGWVAGNAEAVSVLGRLKSNLDSGCFQAVQRAGIAALLGPQDCVREACRLYQERRDLVVGALNSMGWNLAGPKASFYVWAPVPRGYTSAEFVEAVFERALVILTPGEEYGPAGQGYFRLSLTVDTERLKLALERMQKALGRVQF; this is encoded by the coding sequence GTTTCGCCGGATTGAAGAAAAGATAGAGCGGGCAACCCGGGAAGGTAAAGAGGTCATCAGCCTGGCCATCGGTGACCCGGATCGACCTACTCCCGCCCACGTGGTGGAGGCCATGGTGCGGGAGGTGCGGGACCCTGCCAATCACAGCTACCCGACCTCGGTCGGGTTGCCGGAGTATCGGGCGGCGGTGGCCGAGTGGTATCGCCGGCGCGGGGTAGAAGTAGACCCTCGAAGCGAAGTGGTAGCCCTGATCGGGTCGAAGGAAGGGCTGGCGCACCTGCCCTTCTGCTTCCTGGACCCGGGCGACCTGGCCCTGATCACCGACCCGGGTTACCCCGTATACCGCAACTGCACCCTGCTGGCCGGCGGCGAGCCTTACCTGCTGCCCCTGCGGCCGGAGAACGGCTTCCTGCCGGATCTGACCGCCGTACCCGCGGAGGCGGCGCGAAGGGCCAAGCTTCTCTTCCTCAATTACCCCAACAATCCTACCGGCGCGGTGGCAGACCTCGATTTTTTCCGGGAGGCGGTGGACTTTGCCCGCCGGTACGACCTCCTGATCTGTCACGACGCGGCCTACGCGGACATTACCTACGACGGATACCGCGCCCCGAGTTTCCTGGAGGTGCCGGGAGCCAAGGAGGTGGCTGTGGAGTTCGGCTCCCTCTCCAAGCCCTACAACATGACCGGCTGGCGTCTGGGCTGGGTGGCGGGTAACGCGGAAGCGGTTTCGGTGCTGGGAAGGCTCAAGAGCAACCTGGATTCGGGATGTTTTCAGGCCGTGCAGAGGGCGGGTATAGCCGCCCTGTTGGGGCCGCAGGACTGCGTGCGCGAGGCCTGCCGCCTTTACCAGGAGCGGCGCGACCTGGTGGTGGGGGCGCTGAACTCTATGGGCTGGAATCTCGCCGGACCCAAGGCCAGCTTTTACGTCTGGGCGCCGGTGCCGCGCGGCTACACTTCGGCGGAATTCGTGGAGGCCGTGTTCGAACGGGCCCTGGTGATTCTCACGCCGGGGGAAGAATACGGGCCGGCGGGTCAGGGGTACTTCCGGCTTTCCCTCACCGTGGATACGGAACGGTTGAAGCTGGCTCTGGAACGGATGCAGAAGGCCCTGGGCCGGGTGCAGTTCTAG
- a CDS encoding DUF1540 domain-containing protein has product MNQQIMCTVHTCDYWGQGNVCRANKILVTSDAISNSYPESVDANQVTQLVQQVGLTPANTSMETCCKTFTPKKS; this is encoded by the coding sequence GTGAACCAGCAGATCATGTGCACCGTCCACACCTGCGACTACTGGGGTCAGGGCAACGTCTGCCGGGCAAACAAGATTTTGGTAACCAGCGATGCCATCAGCAACAGCTACCCGGAAAGCGTGGACGCCAACCAGGTTACCCAACTGGTACAGCAGGTCGGCCTTACCCCGGCGAATACCTCGATGGAAACCTGCTGCAAGACCTTCACTCCCAAGAAATCCTGA